In bacterium, a single window of DNA contains:
- a CDS encoding HAMP domain-containing histidine kinase, which yields MPRRSIGGPLTIGIVSMVLVLALGVGWQILVWRDEPGAETGMSTFDLVLFGFGTLFFLMVFAGLVWLSVKLVLEMRLNQSQRAFIDAVTHELKTPLASFRLGLETLDRHELKPEKRAEFLGRMGEDLDRLEYTVTQVLAAARAEEGAVKTADRPSVDLREVLGANVRELRERHDLDADAVRLDPSRTLRVRGDEAELGVIFRNLLENAVKYSDDPICIRVGIIEVPDGRVRVEISDQGIGIPKQELGRIFNRFYRAGRDVQRQVSGLGLGLFVVRTLLRKHGGGIVALSEGAGRGSRFVVTLRPA from the coding sequence ATGCCCCGCCGATCGATCGGAGGCCCGCTCACGATCGGGATCGTCTCGATGGTCCTGGTGCTCGCCCTCGGCGTGGGCTGGCAGATCCTCGTCTGGCGGGACGAGCCCGGCGCCGAGACGGGCATGTCGACCTTCGACCTCGTGCTCTTCGGTTTCGGCACGCTCTTCTTCCTGATGGTCTTCGCGGGCCTGGTCTGGTTGAGCGTGAAGCTCGTCCTCGAGATGCGACTCAACCAGTCCCAGCGCGCGTTCATCGACGCCGTCACGCACGAGTTGAAGACGCCCCTCGCGTCCTTCCGGCTCGGGCTCGAGACCCTCGATCGGCACGAGCTGAAGCCGGAGAAGCGGGCGGAGTTCCTGGGACGAATGGGCGAGGACCTCGATCGCCTCGAGTACACGGTGACCCAGGTGCTGGCGGCCGCCCGGGCGGAGGAAGGGGCGGTCAAGACGGCCGATCGCCCGAGCGTCGATCTGCGCGAAGTCCTCGGAGCGAACGTGCGGGAGCTCCGGGAACGACACGATCTCGATGCCGACGCCGTTCGCCTGGACCCGTCCCGGACGCTTCGGGTGCGCGGTGACGAAGCCGAGCTGGGCGTCATCTTCCGCAACCTGCTCGAGAATGCGGTGAAGTACTCGGACGACCCGATCTGCATCCGCGTCGGGATCATCGAAGTCCCGGACGGCCGCGTGCGCGTCGAGATCTCCGACCAGGGGATCGGCATCCCGAAGCAGGAGCTCGGCCGGATCTTCAACCGGTTCTACCGGGCGGGCCGCGACGTCCAACGACAGGTCTCGGGGCTGGGCCTGGGTCTCTTCGTCGTTCGCACGCTGCTTCGCAAGCACGGCGGCGGGATCGTCGCGCTCTCGGAAGGGGCAGGGCGCGGGAGCCGTTTCGTCGTGACCCTGAGGCCCGCCTGA
- a CDS encoding response regulator transcription factor, with protein sequence MAAGPESKGLAARILVVEDEAHIADGLRFNLEEEGYSVEVATDGRTAVERISDGEAPRLDLVILDLMLPELSGFEVARRTRASGNYVAILMLTAKDDGADVVRGLEEGADDYLTKPFRLEELLARVRGLLRRRRWDGAFERTDPSAEVQVGKSVIHFDRFAIETPDETVTLTTREAGLLRALVDREGETVTRGELLEQVWGLRPDTKTRVIDSFVVRLRKYLERDPSEPEHIVSVRGRGYRFDR encoded by the coding sequence ATGGCCGCGGGGCCGGAGTCGAAGGGTCTCGCGGCACGGATCCTCGTCGTCGAGGACGAGGCGCACATCGCCGACGGGTTGCGCTTCAACCTCGAGGAGGAGGGCTATTCGGTCGAGGTCGCGACGGACGGGCGGACCGCCGTCGAGCGGATCTCCGATGGCGAAGCCCCGCGTCTCGACCTCGTGATCCTCGACCTGATGCTGCCCGAGCTCTCCGGCTTCGAGGTCGCGCGCCGGACCCGTGCGTCGGGCAACTACGTCGCGATCCTGATGCTGACCGCGAAAGACGACGGCGCCGACGTCGTCCGCGGCCTCGAGGAAGGAGCGGACGACTACCTGACGAAGCCCTTCCGACTCGAGGAGCTGCTCGCGCGGGTCCGCGGTCTCCTCCGACGCCGACGTTGGGACGGGGCGTTCGAGCGCACGGATCCGAGCGCCGAGGTCCAGGTCGGCAAGAGCGTGATCCACTTCGACCGCTTCGCGATCGAAACGCCCGACGAGACGGTCACGCTCACCACCCGCGAAGCCGGGTTGTTGCGCGCGCTCGTGGACCGCGAAGGCGAGACGGTCACGCGGGGTGAGCTGCTCGAGCAGGTCTGGGGATTGCGCCCCGACACCAAGACGCGTGTGATCGACAGCTTCGTCGTCCGTCTCCGAAAGTATCTCGAACGCGACCCGAGTGAGCCGGAACACATCGTCTCCGTCCGCGGACGCGGCTATCGATTCGATCGTTAG
- a CDS encoding PAC2 family protein, giving the protein MSSLRMHVQPVLGEPTLMMAFEGWNDACESASSAVRFVDAHLRGVPLADIDPDDYYDFTVRRPQVHYATGHSGPISWPSSEFRYGVTEDGLELITGLGVEPHMRWRSYCESIVELAVDMGVQRCLLLGAYLADVVYSQPVTVSGFASDASLLERFEVEPTSYEGPTGIVGVLANALIEEGVEVLSLWAGLPHYITATPNPRGALALLRKVSQYLEVPFDLQKMREDALRFEEDVSRVVASDEELSDYVKELKRREFAQ; this is encoded by the coding sequence ATGAGTTCGTTGCGCATGCATGTCCAGCCGGTCCTCGGCGAGCCGACGCTGATGATGGCGTTCGAAGGTTGGAACGACGCGTGCGAGTCGGCTTCGTCGGCGGTCCGTTTCGTCGATGCCCATCTTCGCGGCGTGCCCCTCGCGGACATCGACCCCGACGACTACTACGACTTCACGGTCCGACGTCCGCAGGTTCACTACGCGACCGGACACTCCGGCCCGATCTCCTGGCCGTCGAGCGAGTTCCGCTACGGCGTGACCGAAGACGGACTCGAGCTGATCACCGGCCTCGGCGTCGAACCGCACATGCGCTGGCGCAGCTACTGCGAGTCGATCGTCGAGCTCGCCGTCGACATGGGCGTCCAGCGCTGTCTCCTGCTGGGCGCGTATCTCGCCGACGTCGTCTACTCCCAGCCCGTCACGGTCTCGGGCTTCGCCAGCGACGCCTCGCTCCTCGAGCGCTTCGAGGTCGAGCCGACCAGCTACGAGGGGCCGACCGGGATCGTCGGTGTGCTCGCGAACGCGCTGATCGAAGAGGGCGTCGAAGTGCTCTCCCTCTGGGCCGGACTCCCCCACTACATCACCGCGACCCCGAACCCGCGCGGTGCCCTCGCGCTCCTGCGCAAGGTCTCGCAGTACCTCGAGGTCCCCTTCGATCTCCAGAAGATGCGGGAGGACGCCCTCCGCTTCGAAGAGGACGTCTCGCGCGTCGTCGCCTCCGACGAAGAGCTCTCCGACTACGTCAAGGAGCTGAAGCGGCGCGAGTTCGCCCAATAG
- a CDS encoding acyl-CoA dehydrogenase family protein, translated as MPIDFELSAGSQISLEHYNKIAREQMRPISRKYDLEEHTLPTEWVDYWWSEGRKGPQDKGAFQNDGFVTVCLQAEELCWGDAGLYLRMPTPALGGSAVSAAGTKEQRSKFMNAFREEGGHPIWGAMAITEPNAGSDSAAIETTADYDEATGEYVLNGTKIFCTAGEGAATVDGGFVVVWATIDKSAGRGGIKSFVVPANTPGMELIGCEKKLGIRASDTATLRFEDCRVPAENLLGSSEVKKKDPKKSGANPKDKGFKGAMATFDASRPIVAAMATGIGRAALDFLKEELERQGVEIRYDAPPRELTAIERDVIEMEAELRAARLLTWRAAWMMNSGKPNNLEASMAKAKAGLAVTKITQKAVQLLGPVGYSKKLLVEKWMRDAKINDIYEGTQQINQLIVARRILDYPSAMLR; from the coding sequence ATGCCGATCGACTTCGAACTCAGCGCCGGCTCGCAGATCTCCCTCGAGCACTACAACAAGATCGCGCGAGAGCAGATGCGCCCGATCTCCCGAAAATACGACCTCGAGGAGCACACGCTCCCGACCGAGTGGGTCGACTACTGGTGGAGCGAGGGGCGCAAGGGGCCGCAGGACAAGGGCGCCTTCCAGAACGACGGCTTCGTGACCGTCTGCCTGCAGGCGGAAGAGCTCTGCTGGGGCGACGCCGGGCTCTACCTGCGGATGCCGACGCCGGCCCTCGGCGGCTCCGCCGTCTCCGCCGCCGGAACCAAGGAGCAGCGCAGCAAGTTCATGAACGCGTTCCGCGAGGAGGGGGGGCATCCGATCTGGGGCGCGATGGCCATCACCGAGCCGAACGCCGGCTCCGACTCCGCCGCGATCGAGACGACCGCCGACTACGACGAGGCGACCGGGGAGTACGTCCTCAACGGCACCAAGATCTTCTGCACGGCGGGCGAAGGCGCCGCGACCGTCGACGGCGGCTTCGTCGTCGTCTGGGCCACGATCGACAAGAGCGCTGGCCGTGGCGGCATCAAGTCCTTCGTCGTGCCGGCGAACACCCCGGGCATGGAGCTGATCGGCTGTGAGAAGAAGCTCGGCATCCGGGCCTCGGACACCGCCACGCTCCGCTTCGAGGACTGCCGCGTCCCGGCAGAGAACCTGCTCGGCTCGAGCGAGGTCAAGAAGAAGGATCCGAAGAAGTCGGGCGCCAACCCCAAAGACAAGGGCTTCAAGGGCGCGATGGCGACCTTCGACGCGAGCCGCCCGATCGTCGCCGCGATGGCGACGGGCATCGGCCGCGCCGCCCTCGACTTCCTCAAGGAAGAGCTCGAACGACAGGGTGTCGAGATCCGCTACGACGCACCGCCGCGGGAGCTGACCGCGATCGAGCGGGACGTGATCGAGATGGAGGCGGAGCTCCGCGCGGCCCGACTGCTCACCTGGCGCGCCGCGTGGATGATGAACTCCGGCAAGCCCAACAACCTCGAGGCCTCGATGGCCAAGGCGAAGGCCGGCCTCGCGGTCACGAAGATCACCCAGAAGGCGGTCCAACTCCTCGGCCCGGTCGGCTACTCGAAGAAGCTGCTGGTCGAGAAGTGGATGCGCGACGCGAAGATCAACGACATCTACGAGGGCACCCAGCAGATCAACCAGCTGATCGTGGCCCGCCGCATCCTCGACTATCCGTCCGCGATGTTGCGATAG
- a CDS encoding acyl-CoA dehydrogenase family protein: MIDFEPSEEQALIIETVRQFAENEIRPRCREADERGTPDTAVLDAAHELGLVANALPESVGGGGERSALTGALIAEELGWGDMATALAILSPGLSGLPIADFGSESLQNELLPSLVGDRFVPGSLAIVEPRFDFDVFHPHTTAKADGGEIVLDGVKCQVPWLEGTSQVVVIAGENDSLAAFVVPLDAAGLSAEAEMNMGLNGLPTAELTLAGVRVPESARLAADDAAIRGLIDRGRIAVAAAALGTARAAFEVSRDYAKQRETFGQPIATRQAIAFMLADMAIEIDGARLLIWEAADALDRGEPSGRLARLAQDQMMRIGLRVADGAVQVFGGHGYIRDYLPELHLRNLAGLASFETLALV; this comes from the coding sequence ATGATCGACTTCGAGCCCAGCGAAGAGCAGGCCCTCATCATCGAGACCGTCCGCCAGTTCGCCGAGAACGAGATCCGCCCCCGGTGTCGCGAGGCCGACGAGCGCGGTACCCCTGATACGGCCGTCCTCGACGCCGCCCACGAGCTCGGTCTCGTCGCCAACGCCCTGCCCGAATCCGTCGGCGGCGGCGGCGAGCGCTCCGCGCTGACCGGCGCGCTGATCGCCGAGGAGCTCGGCTGGGGCGACATGGCGACGGCCCTGGCAATCCTCTCGCCCGGCCTCTCGGGCCTCCCGATCGCCGATTTCGGGTCCGAATCCCTGCAGAACGAGCTCCTGCCTTCGCTGGTCGGGGATCGATTCGTCCCGGGATCCCTCGCCATCGTCGAGCCCCGCTTCGATTTCGATGTTTTTCACCCCCACACGACGGCGAAGGCGGACGGCGGCGAGATCGTCCTGGACGGCGTGAAGTGCCAGGTCCCCTGGCTCGAGGGAACGAGTCAAGTCGTCGTGATTGCAGGGGAAAACGACTCCCTCGCGGCCTTCGTCGTACCGCTCGACGCGGCGGGCCTGTCGGCCGAGGCCGAGATGAACATGGGCCTGAACGGCCTCCCGACCGCCGAGCTCACCCTCGCCGGCGTCCGCGTTCCGGAGAGCGCTCGCCTGGCCGCTGACGACGCGGCGATCCGGGGCCTGATCGATCGCGGCCGGATTGCCGTCGCCGCCGCCGCGCTCGGAACGGCACGCGCGGCCTTCGAGGTCTCCCGGGACTACGCGAAGCAGCGCGAGACCTTCGGACAGCCGATCGCCACCCGGCAGGCGATCGCCTTCATGCTCGCGGACATGGCGATCGAGATCGACGGCGCCCGCCTGCTGATCTGGGAAGCGGCCGACGCCCTCGATCGAGGCGAGCCCTCGGGCCGCCTCGCCCGCCTCGCGCAGGATCAGATGATGCGGATCGGTCTTCGCGTCGCCGATGGCGCGGTCCAGGTCTTCGGCGGTCACGGCTACATCCGCGACTACCTCCCGGAGCTCCACCTCCGCAACCTCGCTGGCCTCGCCAGCTTCGAAACCCTCGCCCTGGTCTAA